From a region of the Odoribacter splanchnicus DSM 20712 genome:
- a CDS encoding RNA polymerase sigma factor: MKEYDLDHEKTFISAFQAGEEKVFRYVFEKFYSSLCVYCLRLIREEWVAADLVQEAFVKLWENRQNFSSLLTIRSYLYTIVRNSGINYLRYMKMKAEKLYIADLIVKAIAGSLSGEEVVELRLWRESSEENERLYQELLTMGGMELQQKEVALFVPETAWKMLSEKVSGKRKHRAGSNILKYAAVACAVLGIAVSVFYISGNKTPETVEAVAVAQVPAIAHGSSKAVFSRYEDITKVLKLLSATRLVSFRYVNHKIMVVPYQRF; this comes from the coding sequence ATGAAAGAATACGATTTAGACCACGAGAAAACTTTTATTTCTGCATTTCAAGCCGGAGAGGAGAAGGTTTTCCGGTATGTTTTTGAAAAATTTTATTCTTCGTTGTGTGTGTATTGTCTGCGTTTGATTCGGGAGGAATGGGTTGCAGCCGACCTGGTGCAGGAAGCTTTTGTAAAATTGTGGGAAAACAGACAGAATTTTAGTTCGCTTTTGACGATACGTTCCTATCTATATACAATCGTTCGTAATTCCGGCATCAATTATTTGCGGTATATGAAAATGAAGGCGGAAAAATTGTATATTGCTGATCTGATCGTGAAAGCGATTGCCGGTTCTTTGAGCGGGGAGGAAGTTGTGGAACTTCGTCTTTGGAGGGAAAGTAGTGAGGAGAATGAACGTTTGTATCAGGAACTGCTTACAATGGGGGGAATGGAATTGCAACAAAAGGAGGTTGCTCTATTTGTGCCGGAGACTGCCTGGAAAATGTTGTCGGAAAAAGTATCGGGAAAACGGAAACACCGGGCCGGATCGAATATATTGAAGTATGCAGCGGTGGCTTGTGCTGTATTGGGAATTGCTGTTTCGGTTTTCTATATATCCGGAAATAAAACACCGGAAACGGTAGAAGCCGTTGCTGTTGCACAGGTTCCGGCTATAGCACATGGTTCTTCTAAGGCAGTATTCAGCCGGTATGAGGATATTACAAAGGTACTGAAGCTATTGAGCGCTACAAGACTCGTCAGTTTCCGGTATGTGAATCATAAAATAATGGTGGTACCTTATCAAAGATTCTGA
- a CDS encoding fimbrillin family protein, with the protein MKRTIIHTSAAIALLLGIAACTQDEAGFLPEGAEGTPIVFTATGLNPAATAIANTRSTVDGDWEGVQSVAVLMDGTVKTYNVTPSTADPTSATLTSTDPYYWTNHNDITVTAWWPYTAGETTPPAVKVKANQSAQKDFEGSDLIVADGQTVTYGSPTLRFTHRTARVTIVLTDYTEGLASVQLTGLSTEGDNPAEITPYDKGSNTYTALVAPQSVAAGTTFITCTFTNGKTFVYKMKNATDWQAGGEYTYTVSLAAAKDPGYTIESNGSYTVTSADGLMNVAELVNGGKTDINITLDKNIDLTGKGWTPIGTSFKNSYTGTFDGGGHTITGLTVTTNDKYAGLFGYIGNAGTVKNVVMEGVLITSNNGSSQAGGVAGFSRGTIENCSVSGSVSGTVYVGGVVGAQWGGSITGCSSSATVKGMVDVGGVAGQTNSNATMTACYATGNVTLEIASQNNIDVGGAVGFNGGSRILACYATGNVTSTGSSTVNVYIGGFCGYNSTTVTACYWKNNQEQGIGYKKVGTAPEATKVDGTSVTWQKAVDAMNTALQNAGSEWRYELNGALPTLRKQ; encoded by the coding sequence ATGAAACGAACAATCATCCATACATCTGCAGCCATAGCCCTGCTGCTCGGCATTGCCGCCTGCACGCAGGACGAAGCGGGCTTCCTGCCGGAAGGGGCGGAAGGCACACCCATCGTCTTTACCGCCACGGGGCTGAACCCCGCTGCGACAGCCATCGCCAATACCCGTTCCACCGTGGACGGCGACTGGGAGGGTGTGCAGAGCGTGGCAGTCCTGATGGACGGCACGGTGAAGACGTACAACGTGACGCCCTCCACCGCCGACCCCACCAGCGCCACGCTGACCTCCACCGACCCGTACTACTGGACCAACCACAACGACATCACCGTCACAGCGTGGTGGCCCTACACCGCTGGCGAGACAACCCCACCTGCGGTAAAGGTAAAAGCCAACCAAAGTGCCCAGAAAGACTTTGAGGGCAGCGACCTCATCGTAGCCGACGGACAGACGGTGACCTACGGTAGCCCCACGCTCCGCTTCACCCACCGCACGGCGCGAGTGACCATCGTTCTGACGGACTACACCGAGGGGCTGGCATCCGTGCAGCTGACGGGGCTCTCCACCGAAGGCGACAACCCAGCCGAAATCACCCCGTATGACAAGGGCAGCAACACCTACACCGCCCTCGTAGCCCCGCAAAGTGTGGCAGCTGGCACGACCTTCATTACCTGCACCTTCACTAACGGCAAGACCTTCGTTTATAAGATGAAGAATGCTACCGACTGGCAGGCGGGCGGTGAATATACCTACACCGTCTCCCTCGCTGCGGCAAAAGACCCGGGATATACCATAGAGAGCAACGGCAGCTACACCGTGACCTCCGCCGATGGCCTGATGAATGTAGCCGAATTAGTGAACGGAGGTAAGACCGACATTAACATTACCCTCGACAAAAACATTGACCTCACGGGCAAAGGCTGGACGCCGATAGGCACAAGCTTCAAAAACTCATACACGGGCACCTTTGACGGCGGCGGCCATACCATCACGGGGCTGACCGTTACGACAAATGACAAATATGCGGGTCTGTTCGGCTATATCGGTAATGCCGGTACGGTGAAGAACGTGGTGATGGAGGGCGTACTGATAACAAGCAATAACGGGTCGAGCCAGGCTGGCGGCGTGGCAGGATTTAGCCGGGGCACTATTGAAAACTGCTCGGTGTCGGGCAGCGTCAGCGGCACGGTGTACGTCGGCGGTGTGGTGGGTGCTCAATGGGGCGGTTCCATCACCGGATGCAGTTCATCTGCCACAGTGAAGGGAATGGTCGATGTCGGCGGCGTGGCAGGTCAGACGAATTCGAATGCCACCATGACCGCTTGCTATGCCACGGGCAACGTGACCTTAGAAATAGCCTCCCAAAATAATATCGATGTCGGCGGTGCGGTGGGATTCAACGGAGGAAGCCGCATCCTTGCCTGCTATGCCACGGGCAACGTAACCAGTACAGGTAGTAGCACCGTCAATGTGTATATCGGCGGCTTTTGTGGATATAACTCCACCACCGTGACCGCCTGCTATTGGAAGAACAATCAGGAACAAGGCATCGGCTACAAAAAGGTAGGCACCGCCCCCGAAGCTACGAAGGTGGACGGCACCAGCGTTACCTGGCAGAAAGCCGTCGATGCCATGAACACCGCCTTGCAGAACGCAGGTTCAGAGTGGCGTTACGAACTTAACGGAGCATTGCCTACCTTGAGAAAGCAGTAA
- a CDS encoding fimbrillin family protein, translating into MKRATIHTSAAIALLLGLAACTQDELADDNRLPEGEYPVVIRATGLSVEATPQAAPSTRATVDGDWQGVTSVALKTGDAVKEYTVTASTDFKSATLSRENDPHYWTSRDPITVSAWWPFDNADITQMPAVKVAEDQSQLADFQNSDFISAENQTVKFDDPTLEFTHRTARVAIDLKPGTGFTSVAGATVSLVSLSADNGNPTAIKTYNASGNTYEALTAPQTVAAGKQFIRVELGSGTFYFRPQNNVVLAAGSRYKYTVKVNATGLTLDGCTIGDWADGGSESGEAEDLGYSIQNDGSYTVYNADGLLAWNKAVQKDESINCTLTADIDLTGREWTRIGTWPGYSGIFNGQGHRITGLNFSAATTELFGLLNERGVIKNLQLIDVNLYGNSGSAAGIVEQNNGQIIACSVTGKISAYGRTCGIADLNYGRITACWFDGTLKEYESGAIVRYNYKIITSCYWGGNVGKGVFRDHGEKVDATKVDGATVKWQTAVDGMNTALTAGDYQWVLGTDGLPVLQKKQ; encoded by the coding sequence ATGAAACGAGCAACCATCCATACATCCGCAGCCATCGCCCTGCTGCTCGGCCTTGCCGCCTGCACGCAGGACGAACTTGCCGACGATAACCGTCTGCCCGAAGGAGAATACCCCGTAGTCATCCGTGCCACCGGACTGTCCGTAGAGGCAACGCCGCAGGCAGCCCCATCAACCCGTGCCACCGTGGACGGCGACTGGCAGGGCGTCACTTCCGTGGCACTCAAGACGGGCGATGCGGTAAAGGAATACACCGTAACGGCTTCTACCGATTTCAAGAGTGCCACACTCTCACGCGAGAACGACCCGCACTACTGGACCAGCCGCGACCCGATTACCGTATCGGCATGGTGGCCCTTCGATAATGCCGACATCACCCAGATGCCTGCCGTGAAGGTGGCTGAAGACCAGAGCCAATTGGCTGACTTCCAGAACAGCGACTTCATCTCTGCCGAAAACCAGACGGTGAAATTTGACGACCCGACACTTGAATTTACCCACCGCACGGCACGCGTGGCAATCGATCTGAAGCCCGGCACGGGATTCACGAGCGTCGCCGGTGCCACGGTGAGCCTCGTAAGCCTGTCTGCCGATAACGGCAACCCGACCGCCATCAAGACTTACAATGCAAGCGGCAACACCTACGAGGCACTGACCGCCCCGCAGACCGTTGCGGCAGGCAAGCAGTTCATCCGGGTGGAACTCGGCAGCGGCACCTTCTACTTCCGTCCGCAGAACAACGTCGTGTTGGCAGCAGGCAGTCGCTATAAATATACCGTTAAGGTGAACGCCACTGGCCTGACATTAGATGGCTGCACTATCGGTGACTGGGCTGACGGTGGCAGCGAGAGCGGTGAGGCTGAGGATTTGGGTTATTCTATACAGAACGACGGCAGTTACACGGTCTATAACGCCGACGGCTTGCTGGCATGGAACAAAGCCGTACAAAAAGATGAATCGATAAATTGCACCCTCACCGCCGACATCGACCTGACGGGTAGGGAATGGACACGGATAGGCACATGGCCAGGTTACTCCGGCATCTTTAATGGGCAGGGACACCGCATTACGGGATTAAACTTTTCAGCAGCGACTACTGAACTTTTTGGGTTATTAAATGAACGTGGAGTGATAAAGAACTTACAACTCATAGATGTGAATCTGTATGGCAATAGTGGATCAGCAGCTGGAATAGTGGAGCAAAATAATGGCCAAATCATTGCCTGCTCTGTGACGGGAAAAATTTCTGCATATGGTAGAACTTGTGGTATAGCCGATTTAAATTATGGCAGAATCACCGCTTGCTGGTTCGACGGCACATTGAAAGAGTATGAATCCGGAGCTATAGTGCGTTATAACTACAAAATTATAACTTCCTGTTATTGGGGAGGCAATGTCGGGAAAGGAGTATTCCGTGATCATGGAGAAAAGGTAGATGCCACGAAGGTGGACGGCGCGACAGTGAAATGGCAGACAGCCGTCGACGGCATGAACACCGCCCTCACCGCTGGCGACTACCAGTGGGTACTCGGCACCGACGGTCTGCCCGTATTGCAAAAGAAACAATAA
- a CDS encoding fimbrillin family protein, which produces MKTKILALAALVLSLAACTQDELADNNRLPEGEYPVLIRATGLSVEATPQAAPSTRATVDGDWQGVTSVALKLGDAVKEYTVTASTDFKSATLSRENDPHYWTSRDPITVSAWWPFDNADITQMPAVKVAEDQSQLADFQNSDFISAENKTVKFDDPTLGFTHRTARVTIELKPGTGFTSVAGATVSLVSLSADNGNPTAIKTYNASGNTYEALTAPQTVAAGKQFIRVELGGGTFYFCPQNNVVLEAGSRYIYTVKVNATGLTLEGCTIGEWADGGGESGTAEDLGYIYDSNTKTYTVYNADGLLAWNEASQKDESINCTLAADIDLTGKEWTRSGIFTFYSGVFNGQGHRITGFNSSAMNNTGFLGSLLSERGVIKNLQLIDVNLYGSSGNTAGIVGRNHGQIIACSVTGKISASYGGTCGIAESNYGDIIACWFDGTLKESNNGAIVRYNYADITSCYWGGNAGQGVFRIEGGTVDATKVDGATVKWQTAVDGMNTALTAGDYQWILGTDGLPVLQKRQ; this is translated from the coding sequence GTGAAGACAAAAATTTTAGCACTTGCAGCGCTCGTCCTCTCACTGGCAGCCTGTACGCAGGACGAACTGGCAGACAATAACCGTCTGCCCGAAGGTGAATACCCCGTACTCATCCGTGCCACCGGATTGTCCGTAGAGGCAACGCCGCAGGCAGCCCCTTCCACCCGGGCCACCGTGGACGGCGACTGGCAGGGTGTCACTTCCGTGGCACTCAAGTTGGGTGATGCGGTAAAGGAATACACCGTAACGGCTTCTACCGATTTCAAAAGTGCCACACTCTCACGCGAGAACGACCCGCACTACTGGACAAGCCGCGACCCGATTACCGTATCGGCATGGTGGCCCTTCGATAATGCCGACATCACCCAGATGCCTGCAGTGAAGGTGGCTGAAGACCAGAGCCAATTGGCTGACTTTCAGAACAGCGACTTCATCTCCGCTGAAAACAAGACGGTGAAATTTGACGACCCGACACTTGGATTTACCCACCGCACGGCACGCGTGACAATCGAGCTGAAGCCCGGCACGGGATTCACGAGCGTCGCCGGTGCCACGGTGAGCCTCGTGAGCCTGTCCGCCGATAACGGCAACCCGACCGCCATCAAGACTTACAACGCAAGCGGCAACACCTATGAGGCACTGACCGCCCCGCAGACCGTTGCGGCAGGCAAGCAGTTCATCCGGGTGGAACTCGGCGGCGGCACCTTCTACTTCTGCCCGCAGAACAACGTCGTATTAGAAGCGGGTAGCCGCTATATCTACACCGTCAAGGTGAACGCCACCGGCTTGACGTTAGAGGGTTGCACTATCGGTGAATGGGCTGACGGCGGCGGCGAGAGCGGCACAGCCGAGGATTTGGGCTACATCTACGACAGCAACACCAAGACCTACACGGTCTATAACGCCGACGGCCTGCTGGCATGGAACGAAGCCTCACAAAAAGATGAATCGATAAATTGCACCCTCGCCGCTGACATCGACCTGACGGGTAAGGAATGGACACGGTCAGGCATATTTACATTCTACTCCGGCGTCTTTAATGGGCAGGGACACCGCATTACAGGATTTAACTCTTCAGCAATGAATAATACTGGATTTTTGGGTTCACTCTTAAGTGAACGTGGAGTGATAAAGAACCTACAACTCATAGATGTGAATCTGTATGGCAGTAGTGGAAATACTGCTGGAATAGTGGGCCGAAATCATGGCCAAATCATTGCCTGCTCTGTGACGGGAAAAATTTCTGCATCATATGGTGGAACTTGTGGTATAGCCGAATCAAATTATGGCGATATCATCGCTTGCTGGTTCGACGGCACATTGAAAGAGTCTAACAATGGAGCTATAGTGCGTTATAACTACGCTGATATAACTTCCTGTTATTGGGGAGGCAATGCCGGGCAAGGAGTATTCCGTATTGAAGGAGGAACGGTAGATGCCACGAAGGTGGACGGCGCGACCGTGAAATGGCAGACAGCCGTCGACGGCATGAACACCGCCCTCACCGCTGGCGACTACCAGTGGATACTCGGCACCGACGGTCTGCCCGTATTACAAAAGAGACAATAA
- a CDS encoding fimbrillin family protein: MRIRFFALAALALSLAACTQDEAGFLPEGAEGTPIVFTATGLNPAAKAIAGTRAPADGNWEGVQSVAVLMDGMVKTYDVTPSTADPTSATLTSTDPYYWTNHNDITVTAWWPYTEGETTPSAVKVKANQSARKDFEGSDLIVADGQTVTYGSPTLRFTHRTARVTVVLTDYTEGLASVQLTGLSTENDNPDKITPYDKGSNTYIALVAPQSVAAGRTFITCTFTNGKTFVYKMKNATDWQAGGEYTYTVSLAAAKDLGYTIESDGSYTVTSADGLMNVAELVNGGKTDINITLDKNIDLTGKGWTPIGTSFDNSYKGTFDGGGHTITGLTVTTNDQFVGLFGYLNRAGMVKNVVMEGIQITSNHMFGCTGGVVGYSWGTIENCSVSGSVSGTDCVGGVVGSQKAGSIIGCSSSATVKGKHYVGGVAGEKWGTMTACYATGNVTLEIASQKNNFGGGVVGLNGGSRVLACYATGNVTSTGSSTGNVHIGGLFGDSYTTVTACYWKNNQERGYKTAPESTKVDGTYVTWQKAVDAMNTALQNAGSEWRYELNGALPTLRKQ; this comes from the coding sequence ATGAGGATAAGATTTTTTGCACTTGCAGCGCTCGCCCTCTCACTCGCCGCCTGCACGCAGGACGAAGCGGGCTTTCTGCCGGAAGGGGCGGAAGGCACACCCATCGTCTTCACCGCCACGGGGCTGAATCCCGCCGCGAAAGCCATCGCCGGCACCCGTGCCCCCGCGGATGGCAATTGGGAGGGTGTGCAGAGCGTGGCAGTGCTGATGGACGGCATGGTGAAGACGTACGACGTGACGCCCTCCACCGCCGACCCCACCAGCGCCACGCTGACCTCCACCGACCCGTACTACTGGACCAACCACAACGACATCACCGTCACAGCGTGGTGGCCCTACACCGAGGGCGAGACAACCCCTTCTGCTGTGAAGGTAAAAGCCAACCAAAGTGCCCGGAAAGACTTCGAGGGCAGCGACCTCATCGTAGCCGACGGACAGACGGTGACCTATGGTAGCCCCACGCTCCGCTTCACCCACCGCACGGCGCGGGTGACCGTCGTTCTGACGGACTACACCGAGGGGCTGGCATCCGTGCAGCTGACGGGTCTCTCCACCGAGAATGACAATCCAGATAAAATCACCCCGTATGACAAGGGCAGCAACACCTACATCGCCCTCGTAGCCCCGCAAAGTGTGGCAGCTGGCAGGACCTTCATTACGTGCACCTTCACTAACGGCAAAACCTTCGTTTATAAGATGAAGAATGCTACCGACTGGCAGGCGGGCGGTGAATATACCTACACCGTCTCCCTCGCTGCGGCAAAAGACCTGGGCTATACCATAGAGAGCGACGGCAGCTACACCGTGACCTCCGCCGATGGCCTGATGAATGTAGCCGAATTAGTGAACGGAGGTAAGACCGACATTAACATTACCCTCGACAAAAACATTGATCTGACGGGCAAAGGCTGGACGCCGATAGGCACAAGCTTCGATAACTCATACAAAGGCACTTTCGACGGCGGCGGCCATACCATCACGGGGTTGACCGTTACGACAAATGACCAATTTGTGGGTCTGTTCGGCTATCTCAATAGAGCTGGTATGGTGAAGAACGTGGTGATGGAAGGCATACAGATAACAAGCAATCACATGTTTGGCTGTACTGGCGGCGTGGTAGGATATAGCTGGGGCACCATTGAAAACTGCTCGGTGTCGGGTAGCGTCAGCGGCACAGATTGTGTCGGCGGTGTGGTGGGTTCACAAAAGGCCGGTTCCATCATCGGATGCAGCTCCTCTGCCACTGTGAAGGGAAAGCACTATGTCGGCGGTGTGGCAGGAGAAAAATGGGGCACCATGACAGCTTGCTATGCCACAGGCAACGTGACCTTAGAAATAGCTTCCCAAAAGAATAACTTTGGCGGCGGTGTAGTGGGATTAAACGGAGGAAGCCGCGTCCTTGCCTGCTATGCCACGGGCAACGTAACCAGTACGGGTAGCAGCACCGGCAATGTGCATATCGGCGGCTTGTTTGGAGATAGCTACACCACCGTGACCGCCTGCTATTGGAAGAACAATCAGGAACGAGGCTATAAGACCGCCCCCGAATCCACGAAGGTGGACGGCACTTACGTTACCTGGCAGAAAGCCGTCGATGCCATGAACACCGCCTTGCAGAACGCAGGCTCAGAGTGGCGTTACGAACTTAATGGAGCATTGCCTACCTTGAGGAAGCAGTAA
- a CDS encoding fimbrillin family protein — MRHRLFIPAATALLLGLAACTQDELADDNRLPEGEYPVFIRATGLSVEATPLAVPSTRAAVDGDWQGVTSVALKMGDAVKEYTVTASTDFKSATLSRENDPYYWTSRDPITISAWWPFDNADITQMPAVKVAEDQSKLADFQNSDFISAENRKVEFNNPTLEFTHRTARVAIELKPGTGFTSVDGATVSLVSLSADNGNPTAIKTYNASGNTYEALTAPQTVAAGKPFVKVELGGGTFYFRPQNNVVLEAGSRYKYTVKVNATGLTLEGCTIGDWADGGGESGAAELGYIYDSNTNTYTVYNADGLLAWNEAAQKDRSINCTLTADIDLTGKDWSPIGTNFYNSYTGTFDGGGHTIMGLTVTTNDQYVGLFGRLGKAGTVKNVVMDGIQITCNHRLGYAGGVAGFSWGGTIENCSVSGSVSGTICAGGVVGIQWEASITGCSSSATVKGMVQVGGVAGETNSGATMAACYATGNVTIEIDPINNILGGGLVGFNAGSSVLACYATGNVTSTGSGTGNVHIGGFLGDNYTTVTAGYWKNNHEQGIGYNKEGIVPEATKVDGTGVTWQNAVDAMNTALQNAGSEWRYELNGALPTLRKQ, encoded by the coding sequence ATGAGACATAGATTATTTATCCCCGCAGCCACCGCCCTGCTGCTCGGCCTTGCCGCCTGCACACAGGACGAACTGGCTGACGATAACCGTCTGCCCGAAGGTGAATACCCCGTATTCATCCGTGCCACCGGACTGTCCGTAGAAGCAACGCCGCTGGCAGTCCCTTCCACCCGTGCCGCTGTGGACGGCGACTGGCAGGGCGTCACTTCCGTGGCACTCAAGATGGGCGATGCGGTAAAGGAATACACCGTAACGGCTTCTACCGATTTCAAGAGTGCCACGCTTTCACGCGAGAACGACCCGTACTACTGGACCAGCCGCGACCCGATTACCATATCGGCATGGTGGCCCTTCGACAATGCCGACATCACACAGATGCCTGCCGTGAAGGTGGCAGAAGACCAAAGCAAACTGGCTGACTTCCAAAACAGCGACTTCATCTCTGCTGAGAACCGGAAGGTGGAATTTAACAACCCGACTCTTGAATTTACCCACCGCACGGCACGCGTGGCAATCGAACTGAAGCCCGGTACGGGATTCACAAGCGTGGACGGTGCCACGGTGAGCCTCGTGAGCCTGTCCGCCGATAACGGCAACCCGACCGCCATCAAGACTTACAACGCAAGCGGCAACACCTATGAGGCACTGACCGCCCCGCAGACCGTTGCGGCAGGCAAGCCGTTCGTTAAGGTGGAACTCGGCGGCGGCACCTTCTACTTCCGTCCGCAGAACAACGTCGTATTAGAAGCGGGCAGCCGCTATAAATATACCGTTAAGGTGAACGCCACTGGCTTGACATTAGAGGGTTGCACCATCGGTGATTGGGCTGACGGCGGCGGCGAGAGTGGTGCAGCCGAGTTGGGCTACATCTACGATAGCAACACCAATACCTACACGGTCTATAACGCCGACGGCCTGCTGGCATGGAACGAAGCCGCACAAAAAGACAGATCGATAAATTGCACCCTCACCGCCGACATCGACCTCACGGGCAAAGACTGGTCACCGATAGGCACAAACTTTTATAACTCATACACCGGCACCTTCGACGGCGGGGGCCATACCATCATGGGGCTGACCGTTACGACAAATGACCAATATGTGGGTCTGTTCGGCAGGCTCGGTAAAGCTGGCACGGTGAAGAACGTGGTGATGGATGGCATACAGATAACATGCAATCACAGGTTGGGCTATGCCGGCGGCGTGGCAGGATTTAGCTGGGGAGGCACCATTGAAAACTGCTCGGTGTCGGGCAGCGTCAGCGGCACGATATGCGCCGGCGGTGTGGTGGGTATTCAATGGGAGGCTTCCATCACCGGATGCAGCTCCTCCGCCACAGTGAAGGGAATGGTCCAGGTCGGCGGCGTGGCAGGTGAGACGAATTCGGGTGCCACCATGGCCGCTTGCTATGCCACAGGCAACGTGACCATAGAAATAGACCCCATAAATAATATCCTTGGCGGCGGTCTGGTGGGATTCAACGCAGGAAGCAGCGTCCTTGCCTGCTATGCCACGGGCAACGTAACCAGTACGGGTAGTGGCACTGGCAATGTGCATATCGGCGGCTTTTTGGGAGATAACTACACCACCGTGACCGCCGGCTATTGGAAGAACAATCATGAACAAGGCATCGGCTATAATAAGGAAGGCATCGTCCCCGAAGCCACGAAGGTGGACGGCACTGGCGTTACCTGGCAGAACGCCGTTGATGCCATGAACACCGCCTTGCAGAACGCAGGCTCAGAGTGGCGTTACGAACTTAACGGAGCATTGCCCACCTTGAGGAAGCAGTAA
- a CDS encoding fimbrillin family protein, whose translation MKTRFFALATLVLALAACNNDNENLNGDPVAAQFTADIAPATRASGTTWTGGDRIGITDIGNDSQYGNVPFILKNGKFEAEGKVIYIEDTKTHTFRAYYPYNAAGGILTATTDATAQQNQPAIDFLFATGATGDKNNPVVSFTDKTAKGGEDNSFHHRMSRITLTFEAGDGVNFSVVKPERYTLDGLLLTGTFNTADGIATADNGAQTGELAMNLADGVLTSSIILFPQTVASLPLVVNYKGQEYHATLTVPEGALQAGNNYTYTVKVRNKVLEVSEATIAKWNDIDGGEVGADL comes from the coding sequence ATGAAGACAAGATTTTTTGCACTTGCGACGCTCGTCCTCGCACTGGCAGCCTGCAACAACGACAACGAGAACCTGAACGGTGACCCAGTGGCCGCCCAGTTTACCGCCGACATCGCCCCCGCCACCCGCGCCAGCGGAACCACCTGGACTGGCGGCGACCGTATCGGCATCACCGACATCGGCAACGATTCCCAGTACGGCAACGTGCCTTTCATCCTGAAAAACGGGAAATTTGAGGCAGAAGGAAAGGTTATCTATATCGAAGATACAAAGACCCATACTTTCCGCGCCTACTATCCGTACAACGCGGCGGGAGGCATCCTCACAGCCACGACCGATGCCACGGCGCAGCAGAACCAGCCTGCCATCGACTTCCTCTTTGCCACAGGAGCCACGGGAGACAAAAACAACCCGGTAGTAAGCTTCACCGACAAAACCGCCAAAGGCGGTGAAGACAACTCCTTCCACCACCGCATGAGCCGGATAACCCTTACCTTCGAGGCGGGCGACGGCGTGAATTTCAGCGTGGTCAAGCCTGAACGTTACACGCTGGACGGATTGTTACTCACCGGTACGTTCAACACGGCCGACGGTATTGCCACCGCAGACAACGGGGCACAGACCGGAGAACTGGCCATGAATTTGGCAGACGGCGTTCTCACGTCATCGATCATCCTCTTCCCGCAGACAGTTGCATCCCTGCCGTTGGTTGTGAATTACAAAGGTCAGGAATATCATGCCACACTCACCGTGCCCGAAGGCGCACTGCAGGCGGGCAACAACTATACCTATACCGTCAAGGTACGCAACAAAGTCCTTGAAGTCAGCGAAGCCACCATTGCAAAGTGGAACGATATAGACGGCGGAGAAGTGGGCGCTGACCTGTAG
- a CDS encoding FimB/Mfa2 family fimbrial subunit, which yields MKAKQYINMMGMAAAVLLSSCVKDTLYDTPHPDYGKIAVTADWSARGEGIDIPATWTVTMGDYTGTETSATHAPDHLFAPGSYTLAVWNPAEGITVNGTTATIAAATGTRAGTDTFVNNAPGWFFTYTEQVTIGKDKDYPLTAAMKQQVRELTLVVEPTGDAAGRITEIVAHLTGAARTLDFATDTYGAASNVVLPFTKITEGDDAGKWKATVRLLGVTGTEQLLTGEIRYADGNPTPTMLKSDLTEALKEFNTGKGASLTLGGTLVETPEGMEVDGAEINGWEEVKGDDVNADL from the coding sequence ATGAAAGCAAAACAATATATAAATATGATGGGAATGGCAGCCGCCGTGCTGCTCTCTTCCTGCGTGAAGGACACGCTTTATGACACGCCGCACCCCGACTACGGGAAGATTGCGGTAACAGCCGACTGGTCGGCCCGCGGTGAGGGTATCGACATACCTGCCACATGGACGGTCACCATGGGCGACTATACGGGTACGGAGACTTCCGCCACCCATGCCCCCGACCATCTGTTTGCTCCGGGCAGCTACACCCTTGCGGTGTGGAACCCGGCTGAAGGAATCACGGTGAACGGCACCACAGCCACCATTGCCGCAGCCACGGGAACCCGGGCAGGCACGGATACCTTTGTGAACAATGCCCCGGGATGGTTCTTCACCTATACGGAACAGGTGACCATCGGGAAAGACAAGGACTATCCGCTGACCGCCGCAATGAAGCAGCAGGTACGCGAACTGACGCTTGTCGTCGAACCTACTGGTGATGCCGCCGGACGCATCACGGAGATTGTTGCCCATCTGACGGGTGCAGCCCGAACACTCGACTTCGCTACCGATACCTACGGAGCCGCTTCGAACGTCGTGCTGCCCTTCACCAAGATTACCGAAGGTGACGATGCCGGCAAGTGGAAAGCCACGGTGCGGCTGTTGGGTGTGACCGGCACGGAACAACTGCTGACGGGTGAAATCCGCTATGCGGACGGCAACCCGACCCCCACGATGCTGAAAAGCGACCTCACGGAAGCCCTCAAGGAGTTCAACACCGGAAAGGGCGCATCGCTGACCCTCGGCGGAACGCTGGTTGAGACTCCCGAAGGCATGGAAGTGGACGGAGCCGAAATCAACGGCTGGGAAGAAGTGAAAGGTGATGATGTAAATGCCGATTTGTAA